From the genome of Tachysurus vachellii isolate PV-2020 chromosome 2, HZAU_Pvac_v1, whole genome shotgun sequence, one region includes:
- the pds5a gene encoding sister chromatid cohesion protein PDS5 homolog A isoform X1 has protein sequence MEFPQHQKPPGDGKIIYPLGVKEITDKISNDEVVKRLKLVVKTYMDMDQDSEEEKQQYLALALHLASEFFLRNPNKDVRLLVACCLADIFRIYAPEAPYTSHDKLKEIFLFITRQLKGLEDTKSPQFNRYFYLLENLAWVKSYNICFELEDCNEIFIQLFKTLFSVINNSHNQKVQMHMLDLMSSIIMEGDGVTQELLDTILINLIPAHKNLNKQAYDLAKMLLKRTVQTIETCIASFFNQVLVMGKSSVSDLSEHVFDLIQELFAIDPLLLVSVMPQLEFKLKSNDGEERLAVVKLLAKLFGAKDSELATQNRPLWQCFLGRFNDIHVPVRLECVKFASHCLMNHPDLAKDLTEYLKVRSHDPEEAIRHDVIVTIINAGKKDLNLVNDQLLGFVRERMLDKRWRVRKEAMMGLAQLYKKYCLHHEAGKESAQKISWIKDKLLHIYYQNSIDDKLLVEKIFAQFMVPHSLETEEKMKCLYYLYACLDTNAVKALNEMWKCQNMLRGLVRELLDLHKLPTSEANTSAMFGKLMTIAKNLPDPGKAQDFMKKFNQVLGEDEKLRLQLEQLISPTCSCKQAEQCVREITRKLTYPKQPTNPFLEMVKFLLERIAPVHIDSEAISSLVKLLNKSIEGTADDEDEGVTPDTAIRAGLELLKVLSFTHPTSFHSAETYESLLQCLKMEDDKVAEAAIQIFRNTGQKIESELPQIRSTLIPILHQKAKRGTPHQAKQAVNCIHAIFHNKEVQLAQIFEPLSRSLNADVPEQLITPLVSLGHISMLAPDQFASPMKSIVANFIVKDLLMNDRSVGSKNGRLWTTDDEVSPEVLAKVQAIKLLVRWLLGMKNNQSKSANSTLRLLSAMLVSEGDLTEQKKICKSDMSRLRLAAGSAILKLAQEPCYHDIITPEQFQLCGLVINDECYQVRQIFAQKLHMALVKLLLPLEYMAVFALCAKDPVKERRAHARQCLLKNISVRREYIKQNPMAQEKLLSLLPEYVVPYMIHLLAHDPDFTKPQDFEQLRDIKECLWFMLEVLMTKNENNSHSFLRKMVENIKQTKDAQAPDDPKANEKLYIVCDVALFVITNKSTSCHLDSPKDPVLPIKFFTPPDKDVINDKDYLSAEARNVLLTGKIQQQPKQTGVLGAVNKPLVVTTVRRPYTKTTVSNTGSNASTNSQPVSPATPRNKDVGSHASEAGARENEENPQIVKSDGGKKDEATTPAQASGRKRSAPATDGTENSMASNPVAASQPPPNKPRRGRPPKNPAAAANKEKDVTTTPGSGAGRGRKRATPSQDPTSTASAEPTSGKIPKQQKETDSKRAGQQRQIDLQR, from the exons ATGGAGTTCCCGCAGCACCAGAAGCCGCCGGGGGACGGAAAGATTATTTACCCGCTCGGAGTGAAGGAGATCACGGACAAAATCAGCAACGATGAAGTGGTCAAACGGTTAAAG ttggTGGTGAAAACGTACATGGATATGGATCAGGACTCTGAGGAGGAGAAGCAGCAATATCTGGCTCTTGCACTACACCTGGCCTCAGAATTCTTCCTGCGCAACCCCAATAAAGATGTTCGGCTGCTCGTGGCCTGCTGCCTTGCAGATATCTTCAGGATCTATGCCCCTGAAGCTCCATACACTTCTCACGATAAACTCAAG GAAATCTTTTTGTTCATCACTCGTCAACTGAAAGGTTTGGAGGACACAAAGAGTCCCCAGTTCAACCGATATTTCTACCTTCTGGAG AATCTGGCGTGGGTGAAGTCTTATAATATATGCTTTGAGCTGGAGGACTGTAACGAGATCTTTATTCAGCTCTTCAAAACGCTCTTCTCCGTCATCAA TAACAGCCATAACCAGAAGGTGCAGATGCACATGCTTGACCTGATGAGCTCCATCATAATGGAAGGTGATGGAGTCACCCAAGAGCTGCTGGACACCATCCTGATTAACCTCATCCCTGCACACAAG AACCTGAATAAACAAGCATATGACTTGGCCAAGATGTTGCTAAAGCGGACTGTGCAGACCATTGAAACATGTATTGCCTCA TTCTTTAATCAGGTGTTGGTGATGGGTAAGTCCTCTGTGAGCGATCTCTCTGAGCACGTATTCGACCTCATACAAGAGCTGTTTGCCATCGACCCGCTGTTGCTCGTGTCCGTCATGCCACAACTCGAGTTTAAGTTGAAG AGCAATGATGGAGAGGAGCGTTTAGCTGTGGTGAAGCTATTGGCTAAACTCTTCGGTGCAAAAGACTCAGAACTGGCCACCCAAAACCGCCCACTCTGGCAATGCTTTCTGGGAAG GTTTAACGACATCCATGTGCCTGTGAGACTggagtgtgtgaagtttgccAGCCACTGCCTCATGAACCATCCAGACTTGGCTAAGGACcttacag AGTACTTGAAGGTACGATCACATGACCCTGAAGAGGCAATCCGGCATGACGTCATCGTGACCATCATCAACGCTGGGAAGAAGGACCTGAACCTGGTTAACGACCAGCTGCTGGGATTTGTCCGAGAGAGGATGTTGGACAAGAGG TGGCGTGTCCGTAAAGAGGCGATGATGGGTTTGGCGCAGCTGTATAAGAAGTACTGCCTGCACCACGAGGCTGGCAAAGAATCGGCTCAGAAAATCAGCTGGATTAAAGACAAACTGCTGCATATATACTACCAGAACAGCATTGATGACAA gttACTGGTGGAAAAGATCTTCGCACAGTTTATGGTTCCTCACAGTTTGGAGACCGAGGAGAAGATGAAGTGTTTATATTACCTCTATGCCTGTCTGGACACCAACGCCGTCAA AGCCCTGAACGAGATGTGGAAGTGTCAGAACATGCTGAGAGGACTCGTGAGGGAACTTCTGGACCTACATAAGCTGCCCACG TCCGAAGCCAACACGTCAGCCATGTTTGGAAAGCTCATGACCATTGCTA agaATCTACCTGACCCGGGGAAAGCTCAGGACTTCATGAAGAAATTTAATCAGGTTTTGGGTGAAGATGAGAAGCTGCGCCTGCAGCTGGAGCAGCTCATCAGCCCAACCTGCTCCTGCAAACAAGCCGAGCAATGTGTG agagagataacacGCAAGCTGACCTACCCCAAGCAACCTACAAACCCCTTCCTGGAGATGGTCAAGTTTCTGCTGGAGAGAATCGCACCAGTTCACATCGACTCCGAAGCCATCAG TTCCCTGGTAAAGCTTTTAAATAAGTCCATCGAGGGCACTGCTGACGATGAAGATGAGGGCGTTACTCCTGACACCGCCATCCGTGCTGGACTGGAACTACTCAAG gtTTTGTCTTTCACCCACCCCACGTCATTCCACTCCGCCGAGACGTACGAGTCTCTTCTGCAGTGTCTCAAAATGGAGGACGATAAGGTGGCCGAGGCGGCGATTCAAATCTTCCGAAACACAGGCCAGAAGATTGAGAGCGAGCTGCCACAGATCAGATC GACTCTTATTCCCATCCTTCACCAGAAAGCCAAGAGAGGAACCCCACACCAAGCCAAACAGGCAGTGAACTGCATCCATGCAATTTTCCACAACAAAGAGGTCCAGCTGGCTCAGATATTCGAG CCATTGTCTCGCAGTCTGAACGCTGATGTCCCAGAGCAGCTGATCACTCCTCTGGTCTCTTTGGGTCATATCTCCATGCTGGCTCCGGATCAGTTTGCCTCACCCATGAAGTCCATTGTTGCCAACTTCATTGTAAAAGATCTGCTGATGAACGACAGA TCCGTAGGCAGTAAGAACGGTAGACTGTGGACTACTGACGACGAAGTTTCCCCTGAAGTGTTGGCAAAG GTTCAAGCCATTAAGCTGCTGGTACGATGGTTGTTAGGGATGAAGAATAACCAGTCTAAATCAGCGAACTCCACACTCAGACTGCTCTCCGCCATGCTGGTCAGCGAGGGAGATCTAACCGAGCAGAAAAAGATCTG CAAGTCAGATATGTCTCGGCTAAGACTGGCAGCAGGCAGCGCCATATTAAAACTGGCCCAGGAGCCCTGCTACCATGACATCATCACACCAGAACAGTTCCAGCTCTGTGGACTTGTCATTAAT gaCGAGTGTTACCAAGTCCGTCAAATATTTGCTCAGAAGCTACACATGGCACTGGTGAAGTTGCTGTTGCCCCTGGAGTATATGGCCGTGTTTGCTCTGTGCGCTAAAGACCCAGTCAAAGAGAGACGTGCCCATGCCAGACAGTGCCTGCTGAAAAACATCAGCGTCCGCAGGGAATACATCAAACAAAATCCCATGGCGCAGG AGAAGCTTCTGTCCCTTTTGCCAGAGTATGTGGTGCCGTACATGATCCACTTACTGGCACACGATCCAGATTTCACCAAACCGCAGGACTTCGAACAGCTCCGAGACATCAAAGA GTGTTTGTGGTTCATGTTGGAGGTGCTGATGACGAAGAACGAGAATAACAGTCATTCGTTCCTAAGGAAGATGGTGGAGAACATCAAGCAGACAAAAGACGCTCAAGCACCCGACGATCCGAAGGCTAACGAG AAACTGTACATCGTTTGTGACGTGGCACTATTCGTCATCACAAATAAAAGTACTTCATGTCACTTGGACTCACCCAAAGACCCTGTGCTGCCCATCAAGTTCTTCACTCCACCTGATAAG GACGTCATCAATGATAAGGACTATCTCTCTGCTGAGGCCAGAAATGTCCTGCTGACTGGAAAGATTCAG CAACAGCCAAAGCAGACAGGAGTGTTGGGAGCAGTGAACAAGCCTTTAGTGGTCACAACAGTACGCAGACCTTATACTAAAACCACCGTCTCCAACACAGGAAGCAACGCTAGCACCAACTCCCAGCCAGTTTCTCCAGCAACTCCTAGGAACAA GGACGTCGGTTCTCATGCGTCAGAAGCAGGAGCGAGAGAGAACGAAGAGAATCCACAGATCGTCAAATCAGACGGTGGAAAGAAG GATGAAGCAACAACACCGGCTCAGGCGAGCGGGAGGAAGCGAAGTGCTCCAGCGACTGACGGAACCGAGAACAGCATGGCCTCGAACCCTGTTGCGGCATCGCAGCCTCCTCCGAACAAACCTCGCCGAGGCAGACCCCCGAAAAACCCAGCGGCGGCAGCCAATAAAGAGAAAGACGTCACAACTACACCTGGGAGCGGAGCTGGGCGGGGCAGAAAGAGGGCGACACCCTCCCAGGATCCCACGTCAACAGCCTCAGCCGAACCAACTAGCGGCAAGATAccaaaacaacagaaagaaacCGATTCCAAGCGGGCAGGACAACAGAGGCAGATTGACCTGCAAAG gTAA
- the pds5a gene encoding sister chromatid cohesion protein PDS5 homolog A isoform X2, which produces MEFPQHQKPPGDGKIIYPLGVKEITDKISNDEVVKRLKLVVKTYMDMDQDSEEEKQQYLALALHLASEFFLRNPNKDVRLLVACCLADIFRIYAPEAPYTSHDKLKEIFLFITRQLKGLEDTKSPQFNRYFYLLENLAWVKSYNICFELEDCNEIFIQLFKTLFSVINNSHNQKVQMHMLDLMSSIIMEGDGVTQELLDTILINLIPAHKNLNKQAYDLAKMLLKRTVQTIETCIASFFNQVLVMGKSSVSDLSEHVFDLIQELFAIDPLLLVSVMPQLEFKLKSNDGEERLAVVKLLAKLFGAKDSELATQNRPLWQCFLGRFNDIHVPVRLECVKFASHCLMNHPDLAKDLTEYLKVRSHDPEEAIRHDVIVTIINAGKKDLNLVNDQLLGFVRERMLDKRWRVRKEAMMGLAQLYKKYCLHHEAGKESAQKISWIKDKLLHIYYQNSIDDKLLVEKIFAQFMVPHSLETEEKMKCLYYLYACLDTNAVKALNEMWKCQNMLRGLVRELLDLHKLPTSEANTSAMFGKLMTIAKNLPDPGKAQDFMKKFNQVLGEDEKLRLQLEQLISPTCSCKQAEQCVREITRKLTYPKQPTNPFLEMVKFLLERIAPVHIDSEAISSLVKLLNKSIEGTADDEDEGVTPDTAIRAGLELLKVLSFTHPTSFHSAETYESLLQCLKMEDDKVAEAAIQIFRNTGQKIESELPQIRSTLIPILHQKAKRGTPHQAKQAVNCIHAIFHNKEVQLAQIFEPLSRSLNADVPEQLITPLVSLGHISMLAPDQFASPMKSIVANFIVKDLLMNDRSVGSKNGRLWTTDDEVSPEVLAKVQAIKLLVRWLLGMKNNQSKSANSTLRLLSAMLVSEGDLTEQKKICKSDMSRLRLAAGSAILKLAQEPCYHDIITPEQFQLCGLVINDECYQVRQIFAQKLHMALVKLLLPLEYMAVFALCAKDPVKERRAHARQCLLKNISVRREYIKQNPMAQEKLLSLLPEYVVPYMIHLLAHDPDFTKPQDFEQLRDIKECLWFMLEVLMTKNENNSHSFLRKMVENIKQTKDAQAPDDPKANEKLYIVCDVALFVITNKSTSCHLDSPKDPVLPIKFFTPPDKDVINDKDYLSAEARNVLLTGKIQQQPKQTGVLGAVNKPLVVTTVRRPYTKTTVSNTGSNASTNSQPVSPATPRNKDVGSHASEAGARENEENPQIVKSDGGKKDEATTPAQASGRKRSAPATDGTENSMASNPVAASQPPPNKPRRGRPPKNPAAAANKEKDVTTTPGSGAGRGRKRATPSQDPTSTASAEPTSGKIPKQQKETDSKRAGQQRQIDLQRLLVPKAARLAKADESVFSHKAQHQPAYGSEGETERDLESSPDSFPSLTQLVEDQGKPSSSEHPRIRPGESVHGAGRLAVKRRSTKLQLYSLAVQQMPRYTLKCSFDSDVNSTHTILHTHT; this is translated from the exons ATGGAGTTCCCGCAGCACCAGAAGCCGCCGGGGGACGGAAAGATTATTTACCCGCTCGGAGTGAAGGAGATCACGGACAAAATCAGCAACGATGAAGTGGTCAAACGGTTAAAG ttggTGGTGAAAACGTACATGGATATGGATCAGGACTCTGAGGAGGAGAAGCAGCAATATCTGGCTCTTGCACTACACCTGGCCTCAGAATTCTTCCTGCGCAACCCCAATAAAGATGTTCGGCTGCTCGTGGCCTGCTGCCTTGCAGATATCTTCAGGATCTATGCCCCTGAAGCTCCATACACTTCTCACGATAAACTCAAG GAAATCTTTTTGTTCATCACTCGTCAACTGAAAGGTTTGGAGGACACAAAGAGTCCCCAGTTCAACCGATATTTCTACCTTCTGGAG AATCTGGCGTGGGTGAAGTCTTATAATATATGCTTTGAGCTGGAGGACTGTAACGAGATCTTTATTCAGCTCTTCAAAACGCTCTTCTCCGTCATCAA TAACAGCCATAACCAGAAGGTGCAGATGCACATGCTTGACCTGATGAGCTCCATCATAATGGAAGGTGATGGAGTCACCCAAGAGCTGCTGGACACCATCCTGATTAACCTCATCCCTGCACACAAG AACCTGAATAAACAAGCATATGACTTGGCCAAGATGTTGCTAAAGCGGACTGTGCAGACCATTGAAACATGTATTGCCTCA TTCTTTAATCAGGTGTTGGTGATGGGTAAGTCCTCTGTGAGCGATCTCTCTGAGCACGTATTCGACCTCATACAAGAGCTGTTTGCCATCGACCCGCTGTTGCTCGTGTCCGTCATGCCACAACTCGAGTTTAAGTTGAAG AGCAATGATGGAGAGGAGCGTTTAGCTGTGGTGAAGCTATTGGCTAAACTCTTCGGTGCAAAAGACTCAGAACTGGCCACCCAAAACCGCCCACTCTGGCAATGCTTTCTGGGAAG GTTTAACGACATCCATGTGCCTGTGAGACTggagtgtgtgaagtttgccAGCCACTGCCTCATGAACCATCCAGACTTGGCTAAGGACcttacag AGTACTTGAAGGTACGATCACATGACCCTGAAGAGGCAATCCGGCATGACGTCATCGTGACCATCATCAACGCTGGGAAGAAGGACCTGAACCTGGTTAACGACCAGCTGCTGGGATTTGTCCGAGAGAGGATGTTGGACAAGAGG TGGCGTGTCCGTAAAGAGGCGATGATGGGTTTGGCGCAGCTGTATAAGAAGTACTGCCTGCACCACGAGGCTGGCAAAGAATCGGCTCAGAAAATCAGCTGGATTAAAGACAAACTGCTGCATATATACTACCAGAACAGCATTGATGACAA gttACTGGTGGAAAAGATCTTCGCACAGTTTATGGTTCCTCACAGTTTGGAGACCGAGGAGAAGATGAAGTGTTTATATTACCTCTATGCCTGTCTGGACACCAACGCCGTCAA AGCCCTGAACGAGATGTGGAAGTGTCAGAACATGCTGAGAGGACTCGTGAGGGAACTTCTGGACCTACATAAGCTGCCCACG TCCGAAGCCAACACGTCAGCCATGTTTGGAAAGCTCATGACCATTGCTA agaATCTACCTGACCCGGGGAAAGCTCAGGACTTCATGAAGAAATTTAATCAGGTTTTGGGTGAAGATGAGAAGCTGCGCCTGCAGCTGGAGCAGCTCATCAGCCCAACCTGCTCCTGCAAACAAGCCGAGCAATGTGTG agagagataacacGCAAGCTGACCTACCCCAAGCAACCTACAAACCCCTTCCTGGAGATGGTCAAGTTTCTGCTGGAGAGAATCGCACCAGTTCACATCGACTCCGAAGCCATCAG TTCCCTGGTAAAGCTTTTAAATAAGTCCATCGAGGGCACTGCTGACGATGAAGATGAGGGCGTTACTCCTGACACCGCCATCCGTGCTGGACTGGAACTACTCAAG gtTTTGTCTTTCACCCACCCCACGTCATTCCACTCCGCCGAGACGTACGAGTCTCTTCTGCAGTGTCTCAAAATGGAGGACGATAAGGTGGCCGAGGCGGCGATTCAAATCTTCCGAAACACAGGCCAGAAGATTGAGAGCGAGCTGCCACAGATCAGATC GACTCTTATTCCCATCCTTCACCAGAAAGCCAAGAGAGGAACCCCACACCAAGCCAAACAGGCAGTGAACTGCATCCATGCAATTTTCCACAACAAAGAGGTCCAGCTGGCTCAGATATTCGAG CCATTGTCTCGCAGTCTGAACGCTGATGTCCCAGAGCAGCTGATCACTCCTCTGGTCTCTTTGGGTCATATCTCCATGCTGGCTCCGGATCAGTTTGCCTCACCCATGAAGTCCATTGTTGCCAACTTCATTGTAAAAGATCTGCTGATGAACGACAGA TCCGTAGGCAGTAAGAACGGTAGACTGTGGACTACTGACGACGAAGTTTCCCCTGAAGTGTTGGCAAAG GTTCAAGCCATTAAGCTGCTGGTACGATGGTTGTTAGGGATGAAGAATAACCAGTCTAAATCAGCGAACTCCACACTCAGACTGCTCTCCGCCATGCTGGTCAGCGAGGGAGATCTAACCGAGCAGAAAAAGATCTG CAAGTCAGATATGTCTCGGCTAAGACTGGCAGCAGGCAGCGCCATATTAAAACTGGCCCAGGAGCCCTGCTACCATGACATCATCACACCAGAACAGTTCCAGCTCTGTGGACTTGTCATTAAT gaCGAGTGTTACCAAGTCCGTCAAATATTTGCTCAGAAGCTACACATGGCACTGGTGAAGTTGCTGTTGCCCCTGGAGTATATGGCCGTGTTTGCTCTGTGCGCTAAAGACCCAGTCAAAGAGAGACGTGCCCATGCCAGACAGTGCCTGCTGAAAAACATCAGCGTCCGCAGGGAATACATCAAACAAAATCCCATGGCGCAGG AGAAGCTTCTGTCCCTTTTGCCAGAGTATGTGGTGCCGTACATGATCCACTTACTGGCACACGATCCAGATTTCACCAAACCGCAGGACTTCGAACAGCTCCGAGACATCAAAGA GTGTTTGTGGTTCATGTTGGAGGTGCTGATGACGAAGAACGAGAATAACAGTCATTCGTTCCTAAGGAAGATGGTGGAGAACATCAAGCAGACAAAAGACGCTCAAGCACCCGACGATCCGAAGGCTAACGAG AAACTGTACATCGTTTGTGACGTGGCACTATTCGTCATCACAAATAAAAGTACTTCATGTCACTTGGACTCACCCAAAGACCCTGTGCTGCCCATCAAGTTCTTCACTCCACCTGATAAG GACGTCATCAATGATAAGGACTATCTCTCTGCTGAGGCCAGAAATGTCCTGCTGACTGGAAAGATTCAG CAACAGCCAAAGCAGACAGGAGTGTTGGGAGCAGTGAACAAGCCTTTAGTGGTCACAACAGTACGCAGACCTTATACTAAAACCACCGTCTCCAACACAGGAAGCAACGCTAGCACCAACTCCCAGCCAGTTTCTCCAGCAACTCCTAGGAACAA GGACGTCGGTTCTCATGCGTCAGAAGCAGGAGCGAGAGAGAACGAAGAGAATCCACAGATCGTCAAATCAGACGGTGGAAAGAAG GATGAAGCAACAACACCGGCTCAGGCGAGCGGGAGGAAGCGAAGTGCTCCAGCGACTGACGGAACCGAGAACAGCATGGCCTCGAACCCTGTTGCGGCATCGCAGCCTCCTCCGAACAAACCTCGCCGAGGCAGACCCCCGAAAAACCCAGCGGCGGCAGCCAATAAAGAGAAAGACGTCACAACTACACCTGGGAGCGGAGCTGGGCGGGGCAGAAAGAGGGCGACACCCTCCCAGGATCCCACGTCAACAGCCTCAGCCGAACCAACTAGCGGCAAGATAccaaaacaacagaaagaaacCGATTCCAAGCGGGCAGGACAACAGAGGCAGATTGACCTGCAAAG GCTCCTTGTCCCAAAAGCAGCGAGGCTAGCTAAAGCAGATGAAAGTGTGTTCAGCCACAAAGCCCAGCATCAGCCAGCGTACGGAAGTGAAGGAGAAACGGAGAGAGATCTGGAATCGAGCCCAGACAGCTTTCCTTCTCTCACTCAGTTAGTAGAGGATCAGGGAAAACCTTCCAGCTCCGAACACCCAAGAATCAGACCAGGAGAAAGTGTCCACGGAGCAGGACGGCTGGCA gTAAAGCGACGGTCTACAAAACTCCAGCTGTATAGTCTTGCTGTCCAACAGATGCCCCGTTACACACTCAAATGCTCTTTTGATTCCGACGtgaactctacacacacaattctacacacacatacttga